The sequence below is a genomic window from Halostella salina.
TGCGAGGATCGTCGCCGCAAGCGTGCTCGGTGCCCCTTCGGTGTGTTTCGCCGCGGTGTCGTACGCCGTGTACATCCCGAGCCGCGTCACCGCCATGGCGACGAACAGCGCCGGCAGGCCGACAGTGAGTGCGGTCCGCGCGGTCGGGTCGCCGAGCGACAGCCCCCACGACTCGCGGACGACGGCGACGACCACGACGGCCGGCGCGACCGCGAAGGATGCCACGTCCGCGAGCGAGTCCAGATACTCGCCGGCGGCGGAGCTCCCGGCCCACCGCGCGACGACGCCGTCTAACCCGTCCGCGACGGCGGCGAGCAGGACGAGCCGCGCCGCGAGATCCGGGTTCCCCCCGGCGACGACGACGGCGACGAACCCGACCATCGCGTTCGTCACGGTCACCGCGTCGGCGAGGGAGAGTCGCCCGACGAACCGGGGTTGCATATGCTCGGGGTTGCAGGGGCCGTCCTTACGTTTTTATGTTCTCCCCGCCGCCGAACCGGCGAGCCTTTGTCCCCGCCGTCCCGAGTCGGGACTATGAAGCGCCGCACGTACCTCGCTACCCTGAGCGCCGGAGGCGCTGCCGGCCTCTCGGGCTGTCTCGCGAGCCTCGGCTCCGCCGGCGAGTCCTGTGACGGGAACTGTGATATCGGGATGACCGCGATGGACTTCGACCCACAGGAGTACGAGGTGAGCGTCGGCGACACCGTCGTCTGGAAGAACACGAGTTCGAAGGGCCACACCGTCACCGCCTACGAGAACCAGATCCCCGACGACGCCGACTACTTCGCCTCCGGCGGGTTCGACTCCGAGTCCGCCGCCCGCGACGGCTGGCGGAGCAGCGAGGGGCTGCTCACGTCCGGCGACACGTACGAGCACACCTTCGAGGTCGCCGGCGAGTACGGCTACGTCTGCCTGCCCCACGAGAACAGCAGTATGGTCGGGACGATCGTCGTCACCGAGTAGCCGCCCGCCCGGGAGTCAGCATGTCGCCCCGCTACTCCTCGTCGCCGACCTCGACCTGCGTCGGCGTGATGTCGATCACGTAGCGGTTGGTCCCGTCGGTCGACTCGTCCTCGTCGGGGTCGCCGTAGCCGCCGCGGTCGCCCGCGTCGGCGTCGTACAGGAACACCGCGTAGTCGGTATGGTCCCCGTTGCCGTCGAGTTCGACGACCACGACCGCCTGGCTGTCGTCCAGGGTGAACTCGTCGCCGCTGTAGAGGTCCTCGTCGCTGGTGTCGAGCACCGCCTCGATGCCTGGCTGCCACCACGCCGTGTCGAGCGTCGGCAGGTCGTCCCCGTCGGTGTAGATCTCGTGGTCGTTCGTCGCGTTGGTGGTGCTGTCGATCCGGCCGTCGGCCGTCCCCGTACAACTGGTGTGGTCGTACGTCTCGCCGTCGTGCGTGGCGTTCAGATTGTCCGCCGGCGTCCCGCTCGCGGTCGAGTTCGTACAGTCGACCGATGTCGCGTTGAACGACAGGAGCGAGCCGGGGGTGACCCCGCTGATGTCGAACGCCACCGGGTCACTGGTCGTCGGGTCGTTTATCGCCGACGCGGTGTCGTTCGGGTCGACCCTGCTGTTGCCGGCACTCAGATTAAGCGGGTAGCTGCTGCCGCCGATCTTGACCGATGCTTCGACTGCCTTGTGCTCGACCTGCCGGACGCGGTTTCTGGTGACGTTCCCGGCGATCGCTTCGAACTGCTCCTCCAGTTCGCTGTCGTCGTCGACGTAGTAGTACTCCCCGCCGGTCTCGTCGGCGACATCGGTGAGCAGGTCCTCGTCCGCGCCCGATCCGAGACCGATGGTGTAGACGGTGACGTTGTTTTCGGCGGCCTCCTCGGCTGCCCGACGGGTCCGTTTGTTTAGGTTGCCAGGCCCGTCGTTTCGCCCATCGCTCAACAGGACGGCGACGCGTTCGTTCCCTGCGTCGTCGTCGAACTGGTCGACCGCTTCGTAGAGACCCGACCCCATATCCGTGCCGCCGTCCGCCGCGCCTGTCGCGCTGTCGTTCACGTCGTCGAGGTCGTCTGTGAGTCCGCTCAGCAGTTTCGAGTCCGAATTGAACTCGACCACGCCGGCTCTGTCGCCAGCGGAGGCGTTGAGCGCGCCGACGAAGCTTCTGGTGGCGTCGACTCGCCTGTTGTCGGGGTCGCTCCCGGAACAAGACAGCTCGACATCGATAGCGGCTATGTCACCGATTATTGGATGGGAGATTACACTACCAGGAGTGTAGTAGTTCGTACCGCCCCACGTCTCGATTCGGACCAGTTTGCCCCTCGGAACCACGTACTCGGTGCTGTCAGCATGTGCCCAGTCGAAGCTATCGGCCGAGACCTCCTGCCAGCTCCCCTCCACGTTCTCGATGCTACAGGACCCACGCATCGACCCTGACCTGTCCAGCACGAACATCACGTCGAGGGGCTGTCGCTCCGCGACGCTCTCGTTGACGATCCGCTCCTCCGCGACCTGCGTCCCGACGAGTTCCAGCGTCGCCGACGAGCTGTTCACGCGGAGCGCGTTCGCGTCCTCGTCCTCGGAGACGACGCCGCAGCCGTATCGGCCGTCGCCTTCCGTGTCGGGACAGCGGTCGGCGTGGTCCGGGACGCCGTCGTCGTCGCTGTCGGTGCCGTTCCCCGGGATGCCGTCGTTCACGTCGCCGATGCTCAGCGTGCCTGTTCGGCGTGAGTCATCGTCGCCGTTCAGCGTCGCAGTAACGTTGTACTGGCCGGGGGAGCCGGGGTTCGTGACCTTCCCGTCCTTGCCGTTGCGGGTCTGACTCCCGTATTCCACTGTGACCGTGTCGTTGGAGTAGAGCTCGACGGATTCGTCGAACTGGAACTCGATCGTGCCGTCGTCCGTGTCCACCTCGTAGCTCTCCAGATGCTTCTTCAGGTCCACCACGTCGCCGTCCGCACGGTGGACCTTCGTCTGGTCCGGGTTGGTATGGCCCCTGGCCCCCGATCCCTTGCCGGCGAGCCGCGAGAGGTCGGTCTCGTCGTCATTGTAGGTGATATTGACCGACTCCAGCGTGTCCCCTTCGGCATCCTCACTGACGTCGAACCGCAGTTTGTGGCTGGTTTCGGCCCCCGCCGTGTCGTTGACGGCGATGAGCAGGTCGTCGGACGCGAGCCGCGGTGTACTGCCGTTCACCTGTCGACCGAGGGGGATGTCGCTGGCGACCACGGTCCGGTTGTCGTAGACGGTGACGCTCCCGGCGTCGCCCATCCGGTCCCGCAGGTAGCGTCCCCACGCGTCGTAGTAGGTGCTGTTCCGGACGACGATCGTGAGGCTCCGGATCTGCCGGAGGTCCCCCTCGTCGTCGTCCCTGCAGAACATCTCGTCGGTGATCTGCTTCCGACGCTCCTGTGAGCGCGTCTGGTTCACCGAGGCGGTCGTCTCGCCGTCGGTGTCGACGCTGCCGGTGAGATTGGCGACGTCGAAGTCGAACGTCCGGTACTCCACCCCGTTTATCTCCTCGGTCCGGTACGAGAGCGCGGGCGGGGAGACTATCGTCGTGCTCTCGCCGTCCTCGCTCATCCGCCAGACGCCGCCGGCCTGGTACGCGACGTGCTGGCCGTCGCCGTCGTCGTGGCGGAGCGAACTGAGTGTGAGATCCGTCGTACAGGCCCGCGTCGTCCCGGCCTTGGTCTGTCCACGGATCGTGAACGACATCGACCCGTCCGTTCGGATCGAGCCGTCGTCGCTCCCGCCGACCGATAACCGGGTCGACCCCTCGCCCCTGGCCGCCAGCGAGGAGAGGTCGGACCGGACCTCCTGCATCGACATCTCGGCCGAGCGCATCTCGCTCTGTCTCTCGGTTGCGTCGAGTGCCATACCTCCGACGAGGAACACGAGCGTCGCACCGGTCAGGACCATGCCGAACAGCAGGATTATCCCCACCGTGTTCGACACCCCCCGGTTATCGGATCCTGAATCTGCCAGCATGTCGAGTTCTTACAAGTCAGTCAACGGTATATATAATAAATTTACCGCAGATCATAAATGAACAGTAGTATCACATTTTTATAGTGACACCGGCGGATCGCTGGGGATCCGGTCACGGTCGTGGGGCGCGGTGAAGTCGACGTCCGGCCCTGCCGGCACCAGCCCGGACGGGTTGAGGTCGGTGTGGGACCGGTAGTAGTGCTCCGTGATGTGGTCCATGTTCACCGTGTCGGCGACCCCCGGGAGCTGGTACAGTTCGCGCAGGTACGGCCACAGGTTGTCGTAGTCCGCTATCTGCCGGACGTTGCACTTGAAGTGGGTGTGGTAGACGGCGTCGAACCGGACGAGGGTGGTGAACATCGCCACGTCGGCCTCGGTGAGCCGGTCCCCCGCGAGGTACCGCTGGTCGGCCAGCACGTCGTCCCAGTGGTCGAGCGCGTCGAACAGGTCGGTGACGGCCTCGTCGTACGCAGCCTGTGAACTCGCGAAGCCAGCGCGGTAGACGCCGTTGTTGATCGGGTCGTAGATCTCGTCGATGATCCGGTCCACGTCGTCGCGGTACCCTTCGGGGTACAGATCCACGTCGTTGGTCGCGTACTCGTCGAAGGCAACGTCCAGCATCCGCATGATCTCCTCGGACTCGTTGTTGACGATGGTTTCGCGTTCCCTGTCCCAGAGCACCGGGACCGTAACGCGGCCGGTGAAGACGGGGTCGGCCGCGGTGTACACCTCGCGGAGGTAGTCGGACCCGTGGATCGAGTCGGGCGTACAGCCCGCCTTCTCGGGCGCGAACTCCCAGCCGTCGTTCTTCCTGTGGGGGTCGACGACGTCGACGGATATGGCGTCCTCCAGCCCTTTCAGCGCGCGGGTGACGAGCGTCCGGTGTGCCCACGGACACGCCCAGGAGACGTAGAGATGATACCGGCCCGCCTCGGCGGGGAACTCGGCGTTCGGGTCGGCCTCGACCCAATCCCGGAATGCGGTCTCCTGTCGCTCGAACTCTCCCTCCTCGTTCGTGGACTCGTAGGCGTCCGTGCGCCACTCGCCGTCGACGAGCATGTTCATACCCGCAGTTGGCGCTCACGACGGTTATACCCCGTGACGCCGGCACTGACGGCCGGCATCCGTTCCCGAGGGGACAGTCCTTCAGCACCGGCCAGACCGGCGGTAAACAGCGAATACCGTTCGCGGCACCCGAGTTATAGGACGAATAACAATTCCGGGACACGGTGGAGGATGGATCGGGACGATGCTGAGCCTCAAAGCGATCATCGGCGTGCTCCTGGTGCTCGCGCCCATGATCGGCATTCTCGTTATCGCGCTCGCCTGAAACGGACTGGTGGAGTCCGGACACAGCGACCACCAGCTACCCGCTTCAACGGTCCTACTACCAGTCCCCCTGGAACATCGTCCGAAGGCCGGCTTCTCCGGCGAGTTCCTCGACGACCGTCCTCGCCGACGGGGCATCGAGCGTCGCGAGGAGGTGGGAACCGTTCGAGAGCGGTTCGGCCGCCCGCATCGGCGTCCCGTTCGGATGGACGGGGTCGTGAGCGAGTACGGCACGGCCGTCGTCGTCCGCGGCGTCCGGCCGCCACGGCAGCGAGAGACCGGCGTCGAGCGCGTGCTGCTCGATCAGATACTCGACCGCGGCCGCAGTCGCGCCGATGGGTGTGTCCGTCCCGATCGCCCCGACCGACGTGCGACCGTCGAAGAAACGGACGACGTACTCCCCTGCTCCGTCGTCGTCCGCTTCCTCAGTACTGTCGGGGGCTGTCGTCTCGCCGTCGTCGTCCGGCCCTTGCCCCTCGTCATCGCCGTCCGATTCCTCCGGGCCGTCTTCGCGGGTCTCCTCCGCCGGCTCGTCAACCGGTTCCGGGGCGCTCGCCTTCGGTCTGTCCGCGTTCACGTCCGGGGGGCCACTGTCGTCCCGTGAACCCCCGTCTTGATCGGACGGGCTTCCGTCCGGGGCGTCGTCGCCCCACGCGGCGGTCAGGTCGTCGAGGAACTCGTCGACTGCGGCGGCGATGTCGTCGGCCGCAGCGCCGTCGGCCGCCGCGACGAGACGCGCGGTCACGTCGTCCGCCACGGGCCCGCGCTGTGCCGCGATCCGTTCCGCCGCGGTGCGGCGCTCCGCCTCGTCCCCGACTCGCGAGGCGGCGGCCGCGCGGGAGTACATCGCGACCGCGTCCGTCCGGTCCGGGAGTTCGTCGAGGCGACACTGGAGACGGTCGTCGCCGCGGGCGAGGAAGACGAACGACCGCCCGTTCGTGAGGACTCCGTGGGACACGCCGGCCGCGTCGAGCGCCGCGGCGAGGCGGTCGGCGTCGGCCTCGCGGAGCGGGTCCTCGCAGGCGACGACGTCGACGAACACCGCCGGCCGCCCGTCGACGGCGAGCGCGTAGTTCACCGGGTCGCGGTCGGCTTCGACGGTGACGCCGGCCGTCATCTCCTGGCCGTGAACGTCCCAGCCAAGCGCCGCGAGAAACGGCTGGACGAGCCGTAGCTCCGTGTTCCGAACCGACAGGTCGTCGGATCCGGCGACCGACGCTCGCGCCCGCTCGACGAACGCCTCGAGGTCCGGGTCGGTCATCGAACTGTGCTTTGCGGTCAGTCGTAGTAGTAGCTACGGATAGAACAGGTCGGCGTGGTCGAAGGCTCTGCCACACTCCGGACACTCGTAATCGGTGCCGTTCGCGGTTTCGACGACGGTTCCGCAGTCGGGGCAGTCCGATCCGTTGACGAACGTCATCCTCCGGGGCTGTGTGTCGGGCTACCAAAACAGTTCCCCTACAGGTAACCTGTCCGTCACGTACTCTCGGACCCGCCACATCGATCCACGTTCAGTCCGTCGGTATCAGTGATGATAACGGTCGGTGAGGATTTATGTGAAGGTAGCTTCGCTTCGAAGGTATGATAGGCGGTCTTCGGCGGATCGTACCGACGTTTATCAGGAAACGATACGCGCTCAAGTTCGGGATCGCGCTCCTGATACTCGGTCTTTCCGTCGGTGCCATCGGCTACGTGGGGACAGCACAGATTCAGAGCGAGGTCACACAGAACATCAACCAGGACTACGCCGACACCGTCCAGCAGGAGGCCGAAAACCTCAATAACTGGAACGAACGGAACAAGATCCTGACCGAATCGTTGGCCTCGTCCGACACGGTCCAGAACGGGAACCCGAGTTTTATCAATACACAACTCAACAACCGTGAGAGCGAAATCAGAGGGGTCGTCAATATCGACTACGTCAACGCAGCTGATAACCGGGTTGAGGCGAGTTCTGATGCCGAACGGCGCAACGTAGCGTTTTCGGAACTCAACGAACCGTGGACCGCAAACGTGACCTCAGATATGGGAGAGGACGTCAAAATCTCCGAGGTGTACACGAACGACGGGACGACGATGGTGACCTACCTCCGTTCGGTCCCGCTCAATCCCAATCACACGATCGCGTACACGTTTAACCTCGACGTCTACTCCAGTCGGTTCCAGAGCGCGGACAACGACGACGTGTTGACGGTCGTCACCAACCAGAACGGAAGGATCCTCTTCGACGACGTGCAGGGTCAGTCGGCCACCAGCACGTTCGGCCAGCGATACTCTCAGGACAGTTCGCTGATCGCGAACGCGACCACGTCCGGGACCACCGAGGTCA
It includes:
- a CDS encoding protein sorting system archaetidylserine synthase (This PssA-like phosphatidyltransferase, along with a PssD-like decarboxylase, is required in Haloarchaea for the archaeosortase ArtA to replace the PGF-CTERM sorting signal with a C-terminal lipid anchor.), giving the protein MQPRFVGRLSLADAVTVTNAMVGFVAVVVAGGNPDLAARLVLLAAVADGLDGVVARWAGSSAAGEYLDSLADVASFAVAPAVVVVAVVRESWGLSLGDPTARTALTVGLPALFVAMAVTRLGMYTAYDTAAKHTEGAPSTLAATILASTVLAGITAPQVLLAGTAVFVYLMVSTVRYPDLLARDALLMGVVHSLAVLLPNVAGMAFPYALLTLGLAYLTLSPWFYWRDDDPAANGNA
- a CDS encoding cupredoxin domain-containing protein, whose translation is MKRRTYLATLSAGGAAGLSGCLASLGSAGESCDGNCDIGMTAMDFDPQEYEVSVGDTVVWKNTSSKGHTVTAYENQIPDDADYFASGGFDSESAARDGWRSSEGLLTSGDTYEHTFEVAGEYGYVCLPHENSSMVGTIVVTE
- a CDS encoding DUF7289 family protein, whose amino-acid sequence is MLADSGSDNRGVSNTVGIILLFGMVLTGATLVFLVGGMALDATERQSEMRSAEMSMQEVRSDLSSLAARGEGSTRLSVGGSDDGSIRTDGSMSFTIRGQTKAGTTRACTTDLTLSSLRHDDGDGQHVAYQAGGVWRMSEDGESTTIVSPPALSYRTEEINGVEYRTFDFDVANLTGSVDTDGETTASVNQTRSQERRKQITDEMFCRDDDEGDLRQIRSLTIVVRNSTYYDAWGRYLRDRMGDAGSVTVYDNRTVVASDIPLGRQVNGSTPRLASDDLLIAVNDTAGAETSHKLRFDVSEDAEGDTLESVNITYNDDETDLSRLAGKGSGARGHTNPDQTKVHRADGDVVDLKKHLESYEVDTDDGTIEFQFDESVELYSNDTVTVEYGSQTRNGKDGKVTNPGSPGQYNVTATLNGDDDSRRTGTLSIGDVNDGIPGNGTDSDDDGVPDHADRCPDTEGDGRYGCGVVSEDEDANALRVNSSSATLELVGTQVAEERIVNESVAERQPLDVMFVLDRSGSMRGSCSIENVEGSWQEVSADSFDWAHADSTEYVVPRGKLVRIETWGGTNYYTPGSVISHPIIGDIAAIDVELSCSGSDPDNRRVDATRSFVGALNASAGDRAGVVEFNSDSKLLSGLTDDLDDVNDSATGAADGGTDMGSGLYEAVDQFDDDAGNERVAVLLSDGRNDGPGNLNKRTRRAAEEAAENNVTVYTIGLGSGADEDLLTDVADETGGEYYYVDDDSELEEQFEAIAGNVTRNRVRQVEHKAVEASVKIGGSSYPLNLSAGNSRVDPNDTASAINDPTTSDPVAFDISGVTPGSLLSFNATSVDCTNSTASGTPADNLNATHDGETYDHTSCTGTADGRIDSTTNATNDHEIYTDGDDLPTLDTAWWQPGIEAVLDTSDEDLYSGDEFTLDDSQAVVVVELDGNGDHTDYAVFLYDADAGDRGGYGDPDEDESTDGTNRYVIDITPTQVEVGDEE
- a CDS encoding glutathione S-transferase family protein; protein product: MNMLVDGEWRTDAYESTNEEGEFERQETAFRDWVEADPNAEFPAEAGRYHLYVSWACPWAHRTLVTRALKGLEDAISVDVVDPHRKNDGWEFAPEKAGCTPDSIHGSDYLREVYTAADPVFTGRVTVPVLWDRERETIVNNESEEIMRMLDVAFDEYATNDVDLYPEGYRDDVDRIIDEIYDPINNGVYRAGFASSQAAYDEAVTDLFDALDHWDDVLADQRYLAGDRLTEADVAMFTTLVRFDAVYHTHFKCNVRQIADYDNLWPYLRELYQLPGVADTVNMDHITEHYYRSHTDLNPSGLVPAGPDVDFTAPHDRDRIPSDPPVSL
- a CDS encoding ICP22 family protein — its product is MTDPDLEAFVERARASVAGSDDLSVRNTELRLVQPFLAALGWDVHGQEMTAGVTVEADRDPVNYALAVDGRPAVFVDVVACEDPLREADADRLAAALDAAGVSHGVLTNGRSFVFLARGDDRLQCRLDELPDRTDAVAMYSRAAAASRVGDEAERRTAAERIAAQRGPVADDVTARLVAAADGAAADDIAAAVDEFLDDLTAAWGDDAPDGSPSDQDGGSRDDSGPPDVNADRPKASAPEPVDEPAEETREDGPEESDGDDEGQGPDDDGETTAPDSTEEADDDGAGEYVVRFFDGRTSVGAIGTDTPIGATAAAVEYLIEQHALDAGLSLPWRPDAADDDGRAVLAHDPVHPNGTPMRAAEPLSNGSHLLATLDAPSARTVVEELAGEAGLRTMFQGDW
- a CDS encoding C2H2-type zinc finger protein; the protein is MTFVNGSDCPDCGTVVETANGTDYECPECGRAFDHADLFYP